One window from the genome of Phocoena phocoena chromosome 15, mPhoPho1.1, whole genome shotgun sequence encodes:
- the TMEM204 gene encoding transmembrane protein 204, with translation MTVQKVVATAVLVALVSLILNNVAAFTPNWVYQTLEDGRRRSVGLWRSCWLDRARGGPSPGARPGQADARDCEALGWGSEAAGFQESRGTVKLQFDMMRACNLVATAALAAGQLTFVLGLTGLPLMSPDSQCWEEAMAAAFQLASFVLVIGLVTFYRIGPYTNLSWSCYLNIGACLLATLAAAMLIWNVLHRREDCMAPRVIVISRSLTARFRRGLDNDYVESPC, from the exons ATGACTGTCCAGAAAGTGGTGGCCACGGCCGTGCTGGTGGCCCTCGTCTCTCTCATTCTCAACAACGTGGCGGCCTTCACCCCCAACTGGGTGTACCAGACGCTGGAGGACGGGCGCAGGCGGAGCGTGGGGCTGTGGCGGTCCTGCTGGCTGGACAGGGCCAGGGGAGGGCCAAGCCCGGGGGCCAGGCCCGGGCAGGCGGACGCGCGGGACTGcgaggccctgggctggggctcTGAGGCGGCGGGCTTCCAGGAGTCGCGAGGCACCGTCAAAC TGCAGTTCGACATGATGCGAGCCTGCAACCTGGTGGCCACGGCGGCACTTGCCGCAGGCCAGCTCACCTTCGTCTTGGGGCTGACGGGCCTGCCCCTGATGTCACCCGATTCCCAGTGCTGGGAGGAGGCCATGGCCGCTGCGTTCCAGCTGGCAA GTTTTGTTCTGGTCATCGGGCTGGTGACGTTCTACAGAATCGGCCCGTACACCAACCTGTCCTGGTCTTGCTACCTGAACATCGGGGCCTGCCTGCTGGCCACCCTGGCTGCGGCCATGCTCATCTGGAACGTCCTGCACAGGAGGGAGGACTGCATGGCGCCCCGCGTCATCGTCATCAGCCGCTCCCTGACCGCACGCTTCCGCCGCGGGCTGGACAACGACTACGTGGAGTCCCCGTGCTGA